From Micromonospora rhizosphaerae, the proteins below share one genomic window:
- a CDS encoding RNA polymerase sigma-70 factor, which translates to MSEDPFVVHRSLLFTVAYEMLGSVADAEDVVQETWLRWAALVDGERCEVRDPRAYLVRIVTRLCLNRLRTLARQREEYVGEWLPEPLLTSPDVAEDVELAESVSIAMLAVLETLLPTERAVFVLREVFDVPYDEIAEALDKSPAAVRQIATRARKHVAARRPRMSVSRTEQEQVVERFLAALTTGDVPGLLEVLAPDVLVVGDGGGLAPTIPKPVRGAAKLAPVMARFAEVAPGATAFIVDLNGGIAARIDPGGENDTAVSFVIDDGRITQIYAIRNPHKLERLGEVAELRR; encoded by the coding sequence ATGAGCGAGGACCCCTTCGTCGTCCACCGCAGCCTGCTGTTCACCGTCGCCTACGAGATGCTCGGCTCGGTCGCCGACGCCGAGGACGTGGTGCAGGAGACCTGGCTGCGGTGGGCAGCCTTGGTCGACGGCGAGCGCTGCGAGGTCCGGGACCCCCGGGCGTACCTCGTGCGGATCGTGACCCGGCTCTGCCTCAACCGGCTGCGCACGCTCGCGCGGCAGCGCGAGGAGTACGTGGGCGAGTGGCTGCCCGAGCCCCTGCTGACCAGCCCGGACGTCGCCGAGGACGTCGAGCTCGCGGAGAGCGTGTCGATCGCCATGCTGGCGGTACTCGAGACGCTGCTACCGACGGAGCGCGCGGTCTTCGTGCTCCGCGAGGTCTTCGACGTGCCGTACGACGAGATCGCCGAGGCGCTGGACAAGTCGCCGGCGGCGGTGCGCCAGATCGCGACGCGGGCCCGCAAGCACGTGGCGGCGCGCCGGCCGCGGATGTCGGTGAGCCGCACCGAGCAGGAGCAGGTGGTCGAGCGGTTCCTCGCCGCGCTGACCACCGGCGACGTGCCCGGACTGCTCGAGGTGCTGGCTCCCGACGTGCTCGTCGTGGGCGACGGCGGCGGCCTGGCCCCGACAATCCCGAAGCCGGTCCGCGGGGCCGCGAAGCTCGCCCCGGTGATGGCCCGCTTCGCCGAGGTCGCGCCCGGCGCCACGGCTTTCATCGTCGACCTCAACGGCGGCATCGCGGCGCGCATCGACCCCGGCGGCGAGAACGACACGGCCGTGTCGTTCGTCATCGACGACGGCCGGATCACTCAGATCTACGCGATCCGCAACCCGCACAAGCTCGAGCGGCTGGGCGAGGTGGCCGAGCTTCGACGGTGA
- a CDS encoding carboxymuconolactone decarboxylase family protein, with the protein MEHTTRIPPAEITGVKGALIKRMIEKKLGKVPTAVGVYWHNPKVLFASFGLGGKLQKWDACDEGLKSFAHMAVASLVGCTWCLDFNYFETRNKGLDVEKAREIPRWREADVFTPLERDVLEYAEAMSQTPPTVTDELVDRLHAELGPPAVVELTSVIAFANMSTRGNVALGIESDGFAAACGLKPLAERPGVASAS; encoded by the coding sequence ATGGAGCACACGACCCGCATCCCCCCGGCCGAGATCACCGGCGTCAAGGGAGCGCTGATCAAGCGGATGATCGAGAAGAAACTGGGCAAGGTGCCGACGGCGGTGGGCGTCTACTGGCACAACCCGAAGGTGCTGTTCGCCAGCTTCGGCCTCGGCGGCAAGCTGCAGAAGTGGGACGCCTGCGACGAGGGCCTGAAGTCGTTCGCCCACATGGCGGTCGCGTCGCTAGTCGGCTGCACGTGGTGCCTGGACTTCAACTACTTCGAGACCCGCAACAAGGGGCTCGACGTGGAGAAGGCGCGCGAGATCCCGCGGTGGCGTGAGGCGGACGTCTTCACTCCGCTGGAGCGGGACGTCCTGGAGTACGCCGAGGCGATGAGCCAGACACCGCCGACCGTGACCGACGAGCTGGTGGACCGGCTGCACGCCGAGCTGGGACCTCCCGCCGTGGTCGAGCTCACCTCGGTGATCGCATTCGCGAACATGAGCACGCGTGGCAACGTGGCGCTCGGCATCGAGTCCGACGGCTTCGCCGCCGCGTGCGGCTTAAAGCCGCTGGCCGAGCGACCGGGAGTAGCGTCCGCGTCATGA
- a CDS encoding VOC family protein: MSAHLIRALSGLVGDADVRVGRCQSHGVSACRAADVKFASMTVQITAGRFHAADGVEDWRSLYHVVSAYFRTGTLALGIALVNEIGRLVGEAEQQYLNVDLRYAGVTVSLSRRDIALARRISAAAKALHIPADPTAVQLINITLDALVGADVLPFWRALLGYHQIGDDYLADPARRGPSFGLQPMEEARPERNRMHLDVAVPHDQAEARITAALAAGGRLVSEAHAPMWWVLADAEGNEACVATWVGRE; encoded by the coding sequence ATGAGCGCGCACCTGATCCGGGCGCTTTCCGGTCTGGTCGGTGATGCAGACGTCCGTGTTGGTCGTTGTCAGAGCCACGGTGTGAGCGCATGTCGCGCTGCCGATGTTAAGTTCGCCAGCATGACGGTGCAGATCACCGCTGGGCGATTCCACGCGGCCGACGGTGTCGAGGACTGGCGCTCTCTCTACCATGTGGTCTCGGCCTACTTCCGGACCGGCACGCTGGCCCTCGGCATCGCGCTCGTCAATGAAATCGGCCGACTCGTCGGCGAAGCCGAGCAGCAGTACCTCAACGTCGACCTGCGCTACGCCGGCGTTACGGTGTCCCTGTCCCGGCGCGACATCGCGCTGGCTCGACGGATCTCGGCCGCCGCCAAGGCACTGCACATCCCAGCCGACCCGACCGCTGTGCAACTCATCAACATCACCCTGGACGCACTCGTCGGCGCGGACGTGCTGCCGTTCTGGCGGGCGCTGCTTGGGTATCACCAGATCGGTGACGATTACTTGGCTGATCCGGCGCGCCGCGGCCCCAGCTTCGGTTTGCAGCCAATGGAGGAGGCGCGCCCGGAGCGTAACCGCATGCACCTCGATGTCGCCGTTCCGCACGATCAAGCCGAGGCTCGCATCACCGCCGCCCTGGCTGCCGGCGGCCGCCTCGTCTCCGAAGCGCACGCGCCGATGTGGTGGGTTCTGGCAGACGCCGAGGGCAACGAGGCGTGCGTTGCCACCTGGGTTGGCCGCGAATAG
- a CDS encoding alpha/beta fold hydrolase — translation MAGTRQILFIQGGGAGAHDEWDDKLFDSLKRELGDGYEVRYPRMPDEDDPSYARWSAAIRREMTALDDGAVVAGHSVGATILINALAERPPEPELRAIVLIAAPFVGAGGWPGDEFELPHDLGARLPQGVPVHVFHGLQDETAPPSHAALYARAIPHAQLHRLPGRDHQLDNDLSEVAKTISPNDLGPRHPGIAKSPQPS, via the coding sequence ATGGCAGGGACCCGGCAGATCCTGTTCATCCAGGGCGGCGGCGCGGGCGCGCACGACGAATGGGACGACAAGCTGTTCGACAGCCTGAAGCGGGAGCTCGGGGACGGGTACGAGGTCCGCTACCCGCGAATGCCCGACGAGGACGACCCGAGCTACGCCAGGTGGAGCGCGGCCATCCGGCGTGAGATGACGGCCTTGGACGACGGCGCGGTCGTCGCCGGCCATTCGGTGGGCGCGACGATCCTCATCAACGCGCTCGCCGAGCGGCCACCGGAGCCGGAGCTCAGGGCAATCGTGCTGATCGCCGCTCCGTTCGTCGGTGCGGGCGGCTGGCCCGGCGACGAGTTCGAGCTGCCGCACGACCTCGGCGCGAGGCTGCCGCAAGGCGTGCCGGTGCATGTGTTCCATGGGCTCCAGGACGAGACTGCCCCACCGTCGCATGCTGCCCTGTACGCCCGCGCCATCCCGCATGCACAGCTGCACCGGCTGCCCGGGCGCGATCACCAGCTGGACAATGACCTGAGCGAGGTTGCGAAGACGATTAGTCCTAACGATCTCGGCCCCCGTCACCCGGGCATAGCCAAGAGCCCACAGCCCTCCTAA
- a CDS encoding DUF1062 domain-containing protein encodes MWLLVACVSCDRSSKITAHDRVPVQYLDPILLEGCSGIFSALVARVLLDPLIARRNRFALEWDSCRELLAPSPPESPWPIQVSVIFDEPVPPSPRTAHRPGAGHQPRGDRSPRQDRRSAEPQNSQGLLIRPAMSRRRGPEPGREARWPCPGLHHAAVRARSLMTGRERRSGPARYRRRR; translated from the coding sequence ATCTGGCTCCTGGTCGCCTGCGTTTCCTGCGACCGCAGCAGCAAAATCACCGCTCACGATCGCGTCCCGGTCCAGTACCTGGATCCGATCCTTCTGGAGGGCTGCTCCGGCATCTTCTCTGCCCTCGTCGCCCGCGTCCTTCTCGACCCGCTGATCGCCCGGCGCAACCGGTTCGCCCTGGAGTGGGACTCATGCCGGGAACTGCTCGCCCCGTCCCCTCCCGAAAGCCCCTGGCCCATCCAGGTTTCGGTCATCTTCGACGAGCCCGTGCCCCCTTCGCCCCGAACGGCTCATCGCCCAGGGGCTGGGCATCAGCCGCGGGGAGATCGCTCGCCCCGTCAAGATCGGCGTTCCGCTGAACCGCAGAACTCACAGGGACTTCTCATTCGTCCTGCAATGAGCCGCCGCCGTGGGCCTGAGCCGGGGCGAGAGGCACGGTGGCCTTGCCCCGGACTGCATCACGCGGCGGTCCGCGCGCGGTCGCTCATGACCGGGCGCGAACGAAGGTCAGGGCCGGCCCGATACCGGCGACGAAGGTGA
- a CDS encoding IS110 family transposase, producing the protein MGNGSGVSRGDRNRNARLARLRVLVPATNAIVGIDLADKKQMVVVTDHDSKVLARKTFRCRAWDLGAALDWAAERAAVKGWAGVTVACEPTGHRWRVLGQLAADRAMPFVCVQPMLTSWARRSEDLTSDKTDEKDAVLIARLTAQLRCYVPEPVDETWGRLRHLGARREQLVIEMVSQIQQIRALLECVWPAALDTAKQPFRSRTWAAAMTVICDRDGGDLARTRRLGAARFEQAVRREITRRGGCKPSLRILRHLFTALTDPTGVTAHRPGALERVAFLLQDWQAAADKLADTETRMTDVLDELKLTELVTSIPGLSAVGAAAILAETGDPNRFATARALVKHAGLAPREKLSGTFVGRTKLTGQGRPALRLAAWRAVWGAQRGNAVYAARYHHLTTRETNRLTATQAQTVIAAAILRQLHAVITTGQAWDPHIATHGANGRRQLALAA; encoded by the coding sequence ATGGGTAACGGTAGCGGCGTGTCCCGGGGTGACCGCAACCGCAACGCGCGGCTTGCTCGGTTGCGGGTGCTGGTCCCGGCCACGAACGCGATCGTCGGCATTGATCTGGCAGATAAGAAGCAGATGGTCGTGGTTACCGATCATGACTCGAAGGTGTTGGCGCGCAAGACGTTCAGGTGTCGGGCGTGGGATCTGGGTGCGGCGTTGGACTGGGCCGCTGAGCGGGCCGCGGTGAAAGGCTGGGCGGGGGTGACGGTGGCGTGCGAGCCGACCGGGCACCGGTGGCGGGTGCTCGGGCAGCTGGCCGCGGACCGGGCGATGCCGTTCGTGTGCGTGCAGCCGATGCTGACGTCGTGGGCGCGGCGCAGTGAGGACCTGACCTCGGACAAGACCGATGAGAAGGATGCGGTGCTGATCGCCCGGCTGACCGCGCAGCTGCGCTGCTACGTACCCGAGCCGGTCGATGAGACCTGGGGCCGGCTGCGGCATCTGGGCGCCCGCCGCGAACAGCTCGTCATCGAGATGGTCAGCCAAATCCAGCAGATCCGCGCGCTGCTGGAGTGCGTCTGGCCCGCCGCGCTCGATACCGCCAAGCAGCCGTTCCGCTCCCGCACCTGGGCGGCGGCGATGACGGTGATCTGCGATCGTGACGGCGGTGACCTCGCCCGCACCCGACGCCTCGGCGCGGCCCGGTTCGAGCAGGCGGTGCGCCGTGAGATCACCCGCCGGGGTGGGTGCAAGCCCTCGCTGCGCATCCTGCGGCACCTGTTCACCGCGTTGACCGACCCCACCGGGGTGACCGCCCACCGGCCCGGCGCGCTGGAGCGGGTCGCGTTCCTGCTGCAGGACTGGCAGGCCGCCGCCGACAAGCTCGCCGACACCGAGACCCGGATGACCGACGTCCTCGACGAGCTCAAGCTGACCGAACTGGTCACCTCCATCCCCGGCCTATCGGCCGTCGGCGCCGCGGCGATCCTCGCCGAGACCGGTGACCCGAACCGGTTCGCCACCGCCCGTGCCCTGGTCAAGCACGCCGGCCTCGCGCCGCGGGAGAAGCTGTCGGGCACGTTCGTTGGTCGCACCAAACTCACCGGCCAGGGCCGGCCCGCGCTGCGTCTGGCCGCCTGGCGGGCGGTCTGGGGCGCCCAGCGCGGCAACGCCGTTTACGCGGCCCGCTACCACCATCTGACGACGCGGGAGACCAACAGGCTCACCGCAACCCAAGCCCAGACCGTGATCGCCGCGGCGATCCTGCGCCAGTTGCACGCCGTGATCACCACCGGCCAGGCCTGGGATCCCCACATCGCAACTCACGGTGCAAACGGCCGCCGGCAGCTGGCTCTGGCCGCCTGA
- a CDS encoding MFS transporter, translated as MADIALPENGPERPVSIDISLGKGGAAPPPPDPRRWWGLVVIALAQLIVVLDMTIVNIALPSAQQDLGMTDGNRQWAITAYTLAFGGLLLLGGRLGDLFGRKRSFIIGLIGFAGASALGGAATGPGMLFAARALQGVFAALLAPAALSLMTTTFTHPRERGKAFGVFGAIAGAGSAIGMLLGGFLTEYLDWRWCLYVNAPVAALAVIGAIVMLKDPGRRTGAQLDILGAVLGTAGVLSIVYGFSEAGSRDWDDTRVLTLLIGGVVILGIFCLWQTRARTPLLPLHIVKDRQRAGAYLTMALVTIAMFGVFLFLTYYLQGIKGWSPLKTGVAYLPMTACMIIGSTQISARLLQKVPARALIMPGLTLAAGGLAFLASMDVDATYLSHVLPGICMMGLGMGATFMAAISTATSRVAAHEQGAASATLNTMQQVGGSVGTALLNTIAASATTDWLTDHRVNPAQQTLQAKAALAEATVHGYSVATWISAGIMLLAAVVAGVFINAKAPSRQAGAAAAGPAGGDREAGAVESLVHAG; from the coding sequence ATGGCCGACATAGCCCTGCCCGAAAACGGGCCAGAACGCCCCGTCAGCATCGACATATCACTGGGCAAGGGGGGAGCCGCCCCGCCGCCCCCCGACCCCCGCCGCTGGTGGGGCCTGGTGGTCATCGCCCTCGCCCAGCTGATCGTGGTTCTGGACATGACCATCGTCAACATCGCCCTGCCGTCCGCCCAGCAGGACCTCGGCATGACCGACGGCAACCGGCAGTGGGCCATCACCGCCTACACCCTCGCCTTCGGTGGCCTGCTGCTGCTCGGCGGACGCCTCGGCGACCTGTTCGGACGCAAGCGCAGCTTCATCATCGGCCTGATCGGCTTCGCCGGGGCCTCCGCGCTCGGCGGCGCTGCCACCGGCCCCGGCATGCTCTTCGCGGCCCGAGCCCTGCAGGGCGTCTTCGCCGCGCTGCTGGCCCCCGCCGCGCTGTCCCTGATGACCACGACCTTCACCCACCCGCGCGAACGCGGCAAGGCGTTCGGCGTGTTCGGCGCCATCGCCGGCGCCGGCAGCGCCATCGGCATGCTGCTCGGCGGCTTCCTGACTGAGTACCTGGACTGGCGGTGGTGCCTGTACGTCAACGCCCCGGTGGCCGCCCTCGCGGTGATCGGCGCGATCGTGATGCTCAAGGACCCGGGCCGCAGGACCGGCGCCCAGCTGGACATCCTCGGTGCCGTGCTGGGCACCGCCGGCGTGCTGTCCATCGTCTACGGCTTCAGCGAGGCCGGGTCCCGCGACTGGGACGACACCCGGGTACTGACCCTGCTGATCGGCGGCGTGGTGATCCTCGGGATCTTCTGCCTGTGGCAGACCCGCGCCCGGACGCCGCTGCTGCCCCTGCACATCGTCAAGGACCGCCAGCGGGCGGGCGCCTACCTGACGATGGCCCTGGTCACCATCGCCATGTTCGGCGTCTTCCTGTTCCTGACCTACTACCTGCAGGGCATCAAGGGCTGGTCGCCGCTGAAGACCGGTGTGGCCTACCTGCCGATGACCGCCTGCATGATCATCGGTTCCACGCAGATTTCGGCGCGGCTGCTGCAGAAGGTGCCGGCCCGGGCGCTGATCATGCCCGGTCTGACGCTGGCCGCCGGCGGCTTGGCCTTCCTGGCCTCCATGGACGTCGACGCCACCTACCTCAGCCACGTCCTGCCCGGAATCTGCATGATGGGCCTCGGCATGGGCGCCACCTTCATGGCGGCCATTTCCACGGCCACCAGCCGCGTCGCCGCGCACGAGCAGGGGGCGGCCTCGGCGACCCTCAACACCATGCAGCAGGTGGGCGGGTCGGTCGGCACCGCACTGCTCAACACGATCGCGGCCAGCGCGACCACGGACTGGCTGACGGACCACCGGGTCAACCCCGCCCAGCAAACGCTGCAGGCGAAGGCGGCACTGGCCGAGGCGACGGTGCACGGCTACTCCGTGGCGACCTGGATCTCCGCGGGCATCATGCTGCTGGCCGCGGTGGTCGCGGGCGTCTTCATCAACGCCAAGGCGCCTAGCCGGCAGGCCGGCGCGGCGGCGGCCGGCCCGGCGGGCGGTGACCGCGAGGCCGGGGCCGTCGAGTCGCTGGTCCACGCGGGCTAG
- a CDS encoding RNA polymerase sigma-70 factor, with protein sequence MSELSEGTTDTAEPLDRADRVDSATEAFVAHRNLLFTVAYEMLGSATDAEDVLQETWLRWVGVDLDTVREQRAYLVRIVTRQALDRLRALDRRKESYVGPWLPEPLLTAPDVAEDVELADSISMAMLLVLETLGPIERAVFVLREVFDLEYDEIAEAVDKTPATVRQIAHRARAHVAARRTRVSVSPAETRAALQAFQRAVETGDLQSLLDILAPDVVALSDGGGVRHALLRPVVGAGKVARLLASGWYKRGVERSVEPVQVNGGPGLLVRVNGEIDGVLAVRVENGCVTGLYHVRNPEKLSRVERETAVSR encoded by the coding sequence ATGAGCGAGCTCAGCGAAGGAACTACGGATACCGCCGAGCCGCTCGATCGTGCCGACCGCGTGGACTCCGCCACCGAGGCGTTCGTTGCCCACCGCAACCTGCTGTTCACCGTCGCCTACGAGATGCTCGGTTCGGCCACCGACGCCGAAGACGTCCTGCAAGAGACCTGGCTGCGATGGGTGGGCGTCGATCTCGACACCGTGCGGGAGCAGCGTGCCTACCTGGTGCGGATCGTCACTCGGCAGGCGCTGGACCGGCTGCGCGCGCTCGATCGGCGTAAGGAGTCCTACGTCGGGCCGTGGTTGCCCGAGCCGTTGCTGACCGCGCCTGATGTGGCCGAGGACGTCGAGTTGGCCGACAGCATCTCGATGGCGATGCTGCTGGTGCTGGAGACGCTCGGGCCAATCGAGCGGGCGGTGTTCGTGCTGCGCGAGGTGTTCGATCTGGAGTACGACGAGATCGCCGAGGCCGTCGACAAGACCCCCGCCACCGTACGCCAGATCGCCCACCGGGCACGGGCACACGTCGCCGCGCGCCGAACACGCGTCAGCGTCTCCCCGGCCGAGACCCGAGCCGCGCTCCAGGCCTTCCAACGAGCGGTCGAAACCGGCGACCTGCAGTCCCTGCTCGACATCCTCGCGCCAGATGTCGTCGCCCTGAGCGACGGCGGCGGAGTCAGACATGCCCTGCTGCGGCCCGTCGTGGGGGCCGGCAAGGTGGCTCGCTTGCTGGCTAGCGGCTGGTACAAGCGCGGCGTCGAAAGGTCGGTCGAGCCGGTACAGGTCAATGGTGGCCCGGGGCTGCTCGTCCGAGTCAATGGAGAGATCGACGGCGTGCTGGCGGTGCGGGTCGAGAACGGATGCGTCACCGGCCTCTACCATGTGCGCAATCCCGAGAAGCTGTCGCGTGTGGAGCGGGAGACCGCCGTGAGCCGCTGA
- a CDS encoding MFS transporter produces the protein MRRAPALSFLLVTVFLDMLGLGLIVPIVPALMTAVTEDATAAVRWSGLLGSIYGLLQFVVSPLLGRLSDRYGRRPILLASLTCLGVDWLAHAISPSPWTLLLFHALAGACAGTSTVVNAYIADVTEPESRARAYGLIGAAFGLGFVAGPTVGGLLGAVDVRLPFFAAAALSFANVAYGWFVLPESRPGDRTTPLTLRMANPVGSLAVVLRRPVLGRLAYARFCADVARMTHQSIWTFFLTYQFVWSTAHIGVVMAAGALAGAVFQARAVGPVVRLLGDKRAAVAGSLLGVASLVGTAFVSVPWMLYVLQAVGVLGSVGGAAAQSWISRSVRANEQGTVQGALTGIGAVAETVVPVAAGAAFGWSLAYASPGWVFVGAAAFGAVSALLLAATPDVRTAPIE, from the coding sequence ATGCGCCGGGCGCCCGCCCTCTCCTTTCTCCTCGTCACCGTCTTCCTCGACATGCTCGGGCTCGGCCTGATCGTGCCGATCGTGCCCGCCCTGATGACGGCCGTCACCGAGGACGCCACCGCCGCTGTCCGCTGGTCCGGCCTGCTCGGCTCGATCTACGGCCTGCTGCAGTTCGTCGTCTCGCCGCTGCTCGGACGGCTCTCCGACCGGTACGGCCGGCGTCCCATCCTGCTCGCGTCGCTGACCTGCCTCGGCGTCGACTGGCTGGCCCACGCGATCTCACCCAGCCCCTGGACCCTCTTGCTGTTCCACGCCCTCGCCGGTGCGTGCGCGGGTACGAGCACCGTGGTCAACGCGTACATCGCGGACGTCACGGAACCCGAGTCGCGGGCTCGCGCGTACGGGCTGATCGGCGCAGCGTTCGGGCTCGGCTTCGTCGCCGGCCCGACCGTCGGCGGCCTGCTCGGCGCCGTCGACGTACGCCTGCCGTTCTTCGCCGCGGCCGCGCTGTCCTTCGCCAACGTCGCGTACGGCTGGTTCGTTCTTCCCGAGTCGCGGCCCGGAGACCGGACGACCCCGCTGACCCTGCGGATGGCGAACCCGGTCGGCTCCCTCGCCGTCGTCCTGCGCCGGCCAGTGCTCGGGAGGCTCGCGTACGCCCGCTTCTGCGCCGACGTCGCCCGCATGACCCACCAGTCGATCTGGACGTTCTTCCTCACGTACCAGTTCGTCTGGAGCACCGCGCACATCGGCGTCGTGATGGCGGCGGGCGCGCTCGCTGGCGCGGTCTTCCAGGCCCGGGCCGTCGGCCCGGTCGTCCGCCTGCTCGGCGACAAGCGTGCCGCGGTGGCCGGCAGCCTGCTCGGCGTCGCGTCGCTGGTAGGTACGGCGTTCGTGTCCGTGCCGTGGATGCTCTACGTCCTGCAGGCGGTCGGCGTGCTCGGCTCGGTCGGCGGTGCGGCCGCGCAGTCGTGGATCTCTCGCAGCGTCCGGGCCAACGAGCAGGGGACCGTGCAGGGCGCGCTGACCGGAATCGGCGCCGTCGCGGAGACCGTGGTGCCGGTTGCGGCCGGTGCGGCGTTCGGGTGGTCGCTGGCGTACGCATCACCGGGTTGGGTCTTCGTCGGTGCGGCCGCTTTCGGGGCCGTGTCGGCGCTCCTGCTGGCCGCGACGCCCGATGTCCGGACAGCGCCGATCGAATAA
- a CDS encoding low temperature requirement protein A codes for MTTSGAKLLRRPEEPRRANFLELFFDLVFVVALVQLSNGLVQDLTWSGAFQTLVLLLAMWWVWSVTAWVTDLYDPQRSAIQLLVTASMLGSLVMVVALPDAFGERGLVFAGMYAAIHVGRQIFLVLTLRGHELQRRSVRVLFWFGVSAVPWIAGALAHGAARGALWTLAVAVDYTARGFRFPTPGLGRSPESEFPIVAEHLAERYRQLFVIALGELILDIALTLSGSGFAADRTARSWCRSSARRCSCGSTSTARESCCRLPSQRRPTQTA; via the coding sequence ATGACGACGAGCGGTGCCAAGCTGCTGCGAAGACCCGAGGAGCCGCGGCGGGCGAACTTCCTGGAGCTGTTCTTCGACCTGGTGTTCGTCGTCGCGCTCGTCCAGCTCTCGAACGGGCTGGTCCAGGATCTCACGTGGAGCGGCGCTTTCCAGACGCTGGTGCTGCTGTTGGCGATGTGGTGGGTCTGGTCCGTCACGGCGTGGGTAACCGACTTATACGACCCGCAGCGGTCGGCGATACAGCTGCTGGTGACCGCGAGCATGCTCGGCAGTCTGGTGATGGTGGTCGCGCTGCCCGATGCCTTCGGCGAGCGAGGTCTGGTCTTCGCAGGCATGTACGCCGCCATCCATGTCGGCCGCCAGATCTTCCTCGTCCTCACTCTGCGTGGCCATGAATTGCAGCGCAGAAGCGTGCGGGTGTTGTTCTGGTTTGGTGTGTCGGCGGTGCCGTGGATCGCGGGGGCGCTCGCGCACGGTGCGGCGCGTGGGGCGTTGTGGACGCTGGCGGTGGCCGTGGACTACACGGCACGCGGATTCCGCTTCCCCACGCCGGGGTTGGGTCGCTCGCCCGAGTCGGAGTTCCCGATCGTGGCCGAGCATCTGGCCGAGCGGTACCGGCAGCTTTTCGTCATCGCGCTCGGCGAGTTGATCCTGGACATCGCGTTGACCCTCAGTGGCAGCGGCTTCGCGGCTGATCGGACCGCGCGTTCGTGGTGTCGTTCGTCGGCACGGCGCTGTTCTTGCGGATCTACATCTACCGCTCGGGAGAGTTGTTGCCGGCTGCCATCGCAGCGGCGCCCCACCCAGACCGCTTAG
- a CDS encoding low temperature requirement protein A — protein sequence MSFVGTALFLRIYIYRSGELLPAAIAAAPHPDRLGVSALTAHLLMMAGIVATAVGDELVIAHPLGHTRPAWVAVILGGPALFLVGRSFFEYAVFSRVSRDRVIGLLVLVALTPPMLLLPPLLAAIAAIAVLTGIAIADAARARGRPPEPPSPPG from the coding sequence GTGTCGTTCGTCGGCACGGCGCTGTTCTTGCGGATCTACATCTACCGCTCGGGAGAGTTGTTGCCGGCTGCCATCGCAGCGGCGCCCCACCCAGACCGCTTAGGCGTGTCGGCGCTAACCGCTCATCTGCTCATGATGGCCGGCATCGTCGCGACCGCAGTGGGCGACGAACTCGTCATCGCCCATCCACTCGGGCACACACGGCCGGCCTGGGTCGCCGTCATCCTCGGCGGGCCCGCGCTGTTCCTGGTCGGGCGTTCCTTCTTCGAGTACGCGGTGTTCAGCCGCGTGTCCCGGGACCGGGTGATCGGGCTGCTCGTGTTGGTCGCCCTGACACCGCCGATGCTCCTCCTGCCGCCGCTACTGGCCGCCATCGCCGCAATCGCGGTCCTCACCGGGATCGCCATCGCCGACGCAGCACGCGCCCGCGGACGCCCACCCGAGCCGCCGTCACCACCCGGCTAG
- a CDS encoding 2'-5' RNA ligase family protein, translating into MSFEAGQTAIIVAVPEAGHLVDRWRQLYDSSAPLGVPAHVTILYPFLEIGRIDESVVEQLRQLFARQPAVQVKFHRCGRFPDVLYLEPEPADTFKSLTASIVEHWPEAPPYGGAHDEVVPHLTVAGGIDEETLALIEGDVAARLPVQAAVTEARLIAFDGSQWATRTRFPFARR; encoded by the coding sequence GGAAGCGGGCCACCTGGTGGATCGATGGCGACAGCTGTACGACAGCTCGGCCCCGCTAGGAGTCCCAGCCCACGTCACCATCCTGTACCCGTTCCTGGAGATCGGCCGAATCGATGAGTCGGTGGTGGAGCAGCTTCGCCAGCTGTTCGCTCGTCAGCCGGCGGTTCAGGTGAAATTTCACCGCTGCGGCAGGTTCCCGGACGTCCTGTACCTGGAGCCGGAGCCGGCTGACACGTTCAAGAGTCTTACCGCCAGCATCGTCGAGCACTGGCCGGAGGCTCCCCCGTATGGCGGGGCCCATGACGAGGTTGTTCCCCACTTGACCGTTGCAGGCGGCATCGATGAGGAAACCTTGGCGCTGATTGAAGGTGACGTTGCCGCCCGGTTGCCGGTGCAAGCGGCCGTTACGGAAGCCCGCCTCATCGCATTCGACGGCAGCCAGTGGGCAACCCGCACCCGGTTCCCCTTCGCTCGCCGGTGA